CTCTGGATGCCAGCTGAGAGCGAAGAGTCACTGCGGTTTGCCGCCGAACGACAGATCCCAACGGGTCTCGTGTTCCAGCCCATCGAGACCATCGCCGAGAAGTTCGACGAGTATCGGCAGTACGCCGACGAGTACGACTGGACGCCAGGCGACGAACACTTCTCGACGATGCGCGCTATCTACGTCGCCGAGTCGATGGAGAAGGCCCGCGAGGAGGCCGAGCAACACCTTCGGAAGTTCTACAAGACGCTCACCGCTGGCGTTCACATCGGCGTAACCGCGGGCATGATGGGCGACCAGCCGTGGGCCCCTGACAAGTGGGACACCTATGTCGACGAACTTCATCCGCACGGCGAACTCGCGTACAACTACGACTTCGAGAAGTTCCAGGACTACGGCGAGACCATCGTCGGCACCCCTGAGTACGTCGTTGAGGAACTGAAACGCCAGTACGACGTCGTCGACGGGTTCGGCCGTATCGTCGGGCAGTTTCACTTCGGCGACCTGCCGGACTGGAAGATGCGCAAGAGCCTCAAACTCTATGCTGAGGAGGTCAAGCCCGAAGTCGACGAGATCGGCGACGTGAATCCGAACGAGTAACCACAGTGCGAACGCCGAATTTCTACGTTTCACGCCGGACAACAGTAGCCGTCGACCGCCCTCCAGGCACAAATACCTCGTAGCGAACCGCTCGCGTCGGTCCGATTCGGCGAAAGCTCTTACTCGGACGCGGTCGCAGAGGACGATTACATAGCACCCTCGCTGCACCAGTCGCTGCTGATGGTCACCGACCTCGAGGAGTCGACAGCGTTCTACCGGGACATCGTGGGACTGAATGTGGACCGCGAAGCTGACGGGAACGTGGAGTTCGACACCGGACAGGCGACGCTCGTGCTTGAATCTGACTTCGAGGAGGACGTACTCGACGCGTTCGGCCTAGACGCTCCTGGCGACGAGCGGGGTCGGGGGGTCGTTGTCGCCATCGAGGTCGACGGGCCGGGAACCGTCGACGACATTTGCGAGTTGGTCCCCACTGAGAGGATGCGCCTCGAACCGACGGATGTCGACTGGGGCCGCCGAATGGCTATTCTCTCGGACCCGGACGACTACGCCGTCGAGATCTCGGCACCGCTGTAAGCGAGCTACCTGAACATATTTAACGAACGATGACCCTCGTTGGTGTGATGCGTGCGAAAGAGCCACATCCAGAGATTCAGGCATTCATCGACGAGGCGGCGGACGCGCCGGCGTTCAACGAGATGAGCATCGAGGAGGTACGGGGGATGACCGTCGAGGTGTTCTCCGTCGAGGACCCCGACCCGGTCGGCGAGGTCGTCGACCGGACGATTCTCGGGGAGGGAGGAGACCTGCCAATTCGCACCTACGTCCCGGAGGGCGAGGGGCCGTTCCCGGTGACGATGTTCTTCCACGGTGGCGGGTTCGTCTCGGGGAGCCTGGAGAGCCACGACCAACTGTGCAGGGCGCTGGCGAACGCGACCGGCGCGGCGGTCGTCGCCGTCGACTATCGCCTCGCGCCGGAGCATCCGTTCCCTGCGGCCGTCGAGGACGCGTACACCGCGACGCAGTGGGTTGCGGAGAACGCCGACGAGTTCGAGGGGGACGCGAGTCGACTCGCCGTCGCGGGCGACTCTGCAGGCGGGAACCTCGCGGCCGTCGTCGCCCAAATGACTCGCGACCGTGACGGCCCCGACCTCCAGTACCAGTTGCTCCTCTACCCGACGGTGTCATCCCACATGGACTGGCCGTCGGTCGAGGAGAACGGCCAGGGATATTTCATCACGGCCGAGGACCTTGAGTGGTTCGACGACCAGTACTTCGAGAACGACATCGACGCGATGAACGTCTACGCCTCGCCGCTGCTGGCAGCCGAATTGGAGGACCTCCCGCCCGCGACGGTCGTGACCGCCGGGTTCGACCCGTTGCGCGACCAGGGCGTCGCGTACGCGGAAAGGCTGGAAGAGGCCGGCGTCGAGGTGACCCATCGCCACTACGACGACGTCATCCACGCGTTCGTCCAGATGGCGACCAAGCCATTCAGCTTCGAGCGCTCCGCCGAGGCGTTCGACGACGCTGGAGCCGACCTCCGCGACGCACTGGTAGAATGAGTAACCACGGCCACTCGCGGCGCGCCATCGATCGCTCCGTCGCCGGCCAGAGCGTCGCCGCCCGCATCGCTGCTACTTGCGTCGCGATTGCCGCCCATCGTCACCGGAGAAAGAGTATTGTACGCTGTCAACGACCGGCCCGTAGTCCCACTATGTTGACACTGACGCCGACCAGCGGTCGACGGGACAGGTGTATCGACTGATGTCGTTCGAGATCAAGGGAGCCGTGACGAGTGGGTTCGGTCGGGGCGAGGAGTTCGTCTCACTACAGGGGTACGCACGTCAGTTCGAGGAGAAGCTGGGCTACGAGCCGTACCCTGGCACGCTGAACCTCAACCTCCCACGCCCCGTGACGGACGAACTCGACGGCCTCCAACCAGTCTACATCGAGGAGTGGAGCAACGCCGGCCGGTCGTTCGGCGGTGTCGACTGCTATCCCACTGAGATGGTCAACAGCGACGCTTTCGTCCGGGTGCACACCATCGTTCCGCGGCGAACCGACCACGACGCGTCGACGATAGAACTCATCTCTCCCGTCGGACTGCGGGCTCGCTACGACCTGAGCGACGATGACTGTGTGTCGATTCGCGTATCATCGAGCGACGGCGGTGCGTCGAACGGGACGTAAGCGTCGTTGGGTGAGCGGCCGCGCGGACAGCGACTACTCATCGAGGAAGCGTCAGTCAATGGTCGCTCGGCGACGGCTACTCGCCGGCTAGTAGCACGGAGTCGCGTTCTGGGTGAGGCCGGGCCAGTTCGCGGTCGAGTAGGGCCGCCGACACCCGGTCGTACGTCTCGGCGACCGCCTCTTCGACGACCGCCGTGTTCGCCGTGAGCGGGAGGAAACTCGTGTCGCTCTCCCACCGCGGGATGACGTGCATGTGGAGGTGGTCGGCGATGGAGGCACCGCCGGCGTTGCCGACGTTGAACCCGACGTTGTACCCGCCTGGCGATAGCGCGTCGTTAAGTGCCGCAATGGCGGTCTGGGCCGTCCGTATGCAGTCGACGACCGTCGCCTCGTCGAGCACATGGAACTTGCCGCCGTGGTCGTATGGAATCACCATCAGGTGCCCTGGGTTGTACGGCATGTTGTTCAACAAGACGTAGACGTGTTCGCTCCGGGCGACGACGTTGGTCCCTCGGTCGTCGCCTCGCTTCGGGAGCGCGCAGAACGTACACGATGAGTCGTCGGCCTCCTCGTCACGGTCCCGGTTCACCCATTGCATCCGCCACGGGGCGAATAGTGAATCTATCTACAGATAGTGCAGTCGGGCCGTGTTAAACCGTTCGGTGAACTGATCGTGCGGAACACTGATCGTACCATGCTCAACGACCGACACGGTCCGGACAATACTTATGAGGCATGCCAACCAGTGTCTCACATGGTTTCGATCGTACCGATGCGAATCGAGGTGGTCAGCGATGTGGAGTGACACCCTGCTCCCGGACAGTTACAGCTATCCACAGAAAGAGGTCAAGGACGGACTGGACGACGCTGTCGAGGCGTTCGGTCACGGAGAACCGGTCCTCGTCCACGACGACGATGATCGCAAGAACGAGATCGACCTAGTGTACCCCGCTCACGCCGTCACCCCCTCTGACGTCGCGCGACTGCGCAACGACGCGGGCGGCCTCATCTGCGTCGCCCTCGCGCACGATGTCGCGGAGGTGTTCGACCTGCCGTTCCTTCACGACGCCGTCGACCATCCCGCCGGGAGGTCGCCAGCAATCGCGTACGACGACCGCTCGTCGTTCTCGCTGACGGTGAACCACCGCGACACGTTCACCGGTGTCGTGGACAACGACCGGGCGCGCACCATCGCCGAACTCGGCGAGGCGGCACGCGACCCCGACGCCGTCGACTTCGCGACCGAGTTCGACACGCCCGGCCACGTCCAGCTGCTGAAGGCAGCGCCGGAACTCCTCGACGACCGGCAGGGACACACGGAACTCGGCATCGCGCTGGCCGACCTCGCCGGTGTGCCCCCGGCGGTCGTGGTCTGTGAGATGCTCGACGACCAGACGGGCGGGGCACTCTCCCGCTCCGGCGCCGAGTCGTACGCCCGGGACAACGACGCGGTGTTCCTGAACGGCGGGACGATAGTCGACAAACTAGACGGCTGACTCTGCTCCATCGAGCCCGCTTCTCACGCTTCGAACCCCCGTCCGGTCGACGGTAGCGGCGTTCGGTGCTGGCCCCAGAACCAAGCTTCAAGATACCAGCGGTCGATGGGCCGGTATGTCACAGCAGCCAGCGGAATACCCGACTCACCGACCGACAGACGAGGCGTACCTCGACGCCGACCAGTTCGACCCGCCGACCTCGCTGCTCAACCTCCCCTGGGTCGACTGTCACAATCACGCCCACACGCTGTCGTGGGAGGACCGCGAGCGCTACTCGCTGTCGGGATGCGAAGCGATGGTCATGGTGGCGTCGGGCTACCACTGGACGCCGTACAAACCCGTCGCGGCCGAGGACGTGCAGTTCCTCTGGGACGATGTCATCAACCGGAAGCGCGCCATCGAGCGCAACCATCTCTTCGACGCGAA
The Halomarina pelagica DNA segment above includes these coding regions:
- a CDS encoding CTP-dependent riboflavin kinase — encoded protein: MSFEIKGAVTSGFGRGEEFVSLQGYARQFEEKLGYEPYPGTLNLNLPRPVTDELDGLQPVYIEEWSNAGRSFGGVDCYPTEMVNSDAFVRVHTIVPRRTDHDASTIELISPVGLRARYDLSDDDCVSIRVSSSDGGASNGT
- a CDS encoding alpha/beta hydrolase, with the protein product MRAKEPHPEIQAFIDEAADAPAFNEMSIEEVRGMTVEVFSVEDPDPVGEVVDRTILGEGGDLPIRTYVPEGEGPFPVTMFFHGGGFVSGSLESHDQLCRALANATGAAVVAVDYRLAPEHPFPAAVEDAYTATQWVAENADEFEGDASRLAVAGDSAGGNLAAVVAQMTRDRDGPDLQYQLLLYPTVSSHMDWPSVEENGQGYFITAEDLEWFDDQYFENDIDAMNVYASPLLAAELEDLPPATVVTAGFDPLRDQGVAYAERLEEAGVEVTHRHYDDVIHAFVQMATKPFSFERSAEAFDDAGADLRDALVE
- the ribB gene encoding 3,4-dihydroxy-2-butanone-4-phosphate synthase, which encodes MWSDTLLPDSYSYPQKEVKDGLDDAVEAFGHGEPVLVHDDDDRKNEIDLVYPAHAVTPSDVARLRNDAGGLICVALAHDVAEVFDLPFLHDAVDHPAGRSPAIAYDDRSSFSLTVNHRDTFTGVVDNDRARTIAELGEAARDPDAVDFATEFDTPGHVQLLKAAPELLDDRQGHTELGIALADLAGVPPAVVVCEMLDDQTGGALSRSGAESYARDNDAVFLNGGTIVDKLDG
- a CDS encoding LLM class flavin-dependent oxidoreductase, whose protein sequence is METFAFHLMPYQDIEEIDEEHAAWPWAEYEYDPEKGAQYYDDYLGQLEYAADLGFDGVAVNEHHYNAYGLQPSPNITASNLAGRTEDTTIAFFGNLPALRENPIRLAEELAMLDNITEGRIISGFPRGIPSEYLAYGIPMEESRSRFEEAWDLIVKAWTADEPFDWDGKHFQYEQVNIWPRPYQDPHPQLWMPAESEESLRFAAERQIPTGLVFQPIETIAEKFDEYRQYADEYDWTPGDEHFSTMRAIYVAESMEKAREEAEQHLRKFYKTLTAGVHIGVTAGMMGDQPWAPDKWDTYVDELHPHGELAYNYDFEKFQDYGETIVGTPEYVVEELKRQYDVVDGFGRIVGQFHFGDLPDWKMRKSLKLYAEEVKPEVDEIGDVNPNE
- a CDS encoding VOC family protein is translated as MLMVTDLEESTAFYRDIVGLNVDREADGNVEFDTGQATLVLESDFEEDVLDAFGLDAPGDERGRGVVVAIEVDGPGTVDDICELVPTERMRLEPTDVDWGRRMAILSDPDDYAVEISAPL
- a CDS encoding HIT family protein, which encodes MQWVNRDRDEEADDSSCTFCALPKRGDDRGTNVVARSEHVYVLLNNMPYNPGHLMVIPYDHGGKFHVLDEATVVDCIRTAQTAIAALNDALSPGGYNVGFNVGNAGGASIADHLHMHVIPRWESDTSFLPLTANTAVVEEAVAETYDRVSAALLDRELARPHPERDSVLLAGE